GATAATGGTGAAGATTCCAAGGCTGTCCAGATTGCCGAGAAGAAGCATTGGCCGGATATGAAAGCAGCAATTTTAGTTGTTTCAGACATGAAGAAGGATGTTCCAAGCACAAGCGGTATGCAATTGACAGTCCAAACATCAGATCTATTTCAGCATAGgattgaagaagttgttcCTCAAAGATATGAGGAAATGAGAAATGCCATTTTGAATAAAGATTTCCCAAAGTTTGCCGAGTTGACAATGAAAGACTCAAATTCGTTCCATGCTGTATGCTTGGATTCTTATCCTCCAATCTTTTACTTGAATGATACTTCCAAGAATATTATCAAGTTGATTAACCTGTTGAACCAGTCTGCAGGGGAAACCATTGCTGCATATACCTTTGATGCTGGCCCAAATGCAGTCATTTATTATGAACAAAAGAATGAGAAGTTTGTCTTGGGTATGCTCCATCATTTTTTCAGTCATCTAGAAGGTTGGGCAAAATATGAACCTCAAAATGGTGTCATTAACGATTCCTTCCCATTGTCAGCATTAGATAGAGAGGTTTATTCAAGGGGCGTCTCAAGAATTATTTTGACCCAAGTAGGTGAGGGCCCAACTCAAACAAACGATGTTTTAATTGACTTAGAGAGCGGATTGCCAAAGTCCAATTAGACAAACCACCAGTTACATCAATATTCTATAGACTGTTTCAGTTGTTTGGCACTGCTTTATATAGTCAGAAACTTTTCGCCAATAGATAATGTTGTagattttgttttttgtcGCATTACAACAGCATGGTTTGTTGTGGTCACAAAAgtaatgttttctttgctttaCTATCAAATTGTACGCCTAATCTCCATATTTTATCAAGTAGATATTAATGCAATCGTGTTTTCGGTGTATCTGGTTTTAGAAGCTTTATTACATCAAGAAAAGAGCAGCCAGACAACATTTctgaacaaaaaaaaactgttttTTAAATTACGAAAAACAGAAAGTTTTAAAATAGTTGTAGTGTATGACATTGTCGTTTTGGCATCCAATTTCACTTTTTCAATCACAACACGAATTGCAATTTCATTCatacagaagaaaaaaaaaagttggaCAACATGCACACAACGTTGATGTCTATTACAAAATTGAATGGATGTGAATAGTGATGACAAGGTGATTCTGACTTTGtaaggaaagaaaaaacattaTCATGAGGAAAAACTCTACGTCATGTTAAATCTTTTGTACGTAAAGGTTATTTCTAGATTTCGAACTTGATAGGTTACTGACAAGGTCTTAATGCGGGGAGGTGTAGTTTGTGGCAGATAAGGTGTCTTGGCTGTGAGTGCGCTTCCGGGAGGTGTTTTCTCAGAGAGACTGAGGTACATTAATAGTTTATTTCGCACGATATTTTACGGCAAAAGATAAGTCCGTCCCCGATGGGTACGCCAGTAAGAAACACACTCACTGCTGCTTAGTTCTTTGCCGTAAACCAATTGTGTATGATAAAAAGAGCCATGACTATCGGAAAGCCAATTACTTTAAACAACGGAACAAAGATCCCATTCATGGGGTTAGGTACCTGGGAAATCAGTAATGCAGATGTGGTTGTTCGGGAAGCATTAAATGTCGGCTATAGATGTATCGATACCGCTGTTTTGTATGGAAATGAGAAGTTGTGCGGAGATGGTATTATCAAATGGTTGGAGTCCGATCCTAACAATAAGAGGGAAGATGTGTATTACATTACCAAGTTATGGAACCATCAGAATGGATACGAGAAAGCGAAACGTGCCATCAGGGAGTGCTTTGAAAAAGTCAAGGGGTTAGGATACATTGATTTACTTTTGATCCATTCGCCGACCGAAGGGCCAAGAATGAGGTTGGAGACTTGGAAAGCCATGCAAGAGGCAGTTGA
The Pichia kudriavzevii chromosome 2, complete sequence DNA segment above includes these coding regions:
- a CDS encoding uncharacterized protein (PKUD0B09790; similar to Saccharomyces cerevisiae YNR043W (MVD1); ancestral locus Anc_6.362), with product MIYHATATGPVNIATLKYWGKRDKDLNLPTNNSISVTLDQADLRTLTTASCSSDFKNDQLWINNVTYSLDTPRSKQVLADLRSLRKELEANDDALPKIAEFPLHIASENNFPTAAGLASSAAGFAAMISAIALLYKLPTDPSELSKIARKGSGSACRSLFGGYVAWEMGKLDNGEDSKAVQIAEKKHWPDMKAAILVVSDMKKDVPSTSGMQLTVQTSDLFQHRIEEVVPQRYEEMRNAILNKDFPKFAELTMKDSNSFHAVCLDSYPPIFYLNDTSKNIIKLINLLNQSAGETIAAYTFDAGPNAVIYYEQKNEKFVLGMLHHFFSHLEGWAKYEPQNGVINDSFPLSALDREVYSRGVSRIILTQVGEGPTQTNDVLIDLESGLPKSN